One window from the genome of Spirosoma rhododendri encodes:
- a CDS encoding cryptochrome/photolyase family protein, whose protein sequence is MKTLRLILGDQLNSNHSWFRAPDPDVIYTLMELRQETDYAEHHQQKVIAFFLAMRHFADALRAAGHRVDYRTLDDPRNTQSLTQNLTQLLTEYGIDRFEYLLPDEYRLDQQLAEFCASIPHPTGVQDTEHFYTTRDELARHYGAKKFIMEFFYRKLRQRHNVLMQPPGTPLTGQWNYDEANRQPLPKNLTIVPPKLFVRDVTELVQLLERQGVKTMGRLDPTHFIWPVTRAEFLEVLAFFNADCLARFGTYQDAMHPTEWSLFHARLSFGLNTKLISPREVINSAIAAWQADPERISYAQIEGFVRQILGWREYMRGVYWAKMPGFAGLNTFNHTAALPGWYWTGETRMNCLHVALSHSLDYAYAHHIHRLMITGNFALLLGVHPDAVDAWYLGVYIDAIEWVEITNVRGMSQFADGGVIGTKPYVSSASYINRMSPYCKSCFYKKDVKVGERACPFNSLYWDFYDRHRSRLESNPRVKMMYRLWDKMSPGEQSALLEQADRVKQQVESL, encoded by the coding sequence ATGAAAACGCTTCGATTAATCCTCGGCGATCAGTTAAATAGCAACCATTCGTGGTTCCGCGCCCCTGATCCCGATGTGATCTATACCCTCATGGAACTCCGGCAGGAAACCGACTATGCCGAGCATCACCAACAAAAGGTGATCGCGTTTTTTCTGGCCATGCGCCACTTTGCCGATGCGCTTCGAGCAGCGGGTCATCGGGTTGACTACCGAACCCTGGACGACCCCCGGAATACCCAGTCGCTGACCCAAAACCTGACTCAACTGCTAACCGAATACGGCATCGACCGCTTCGAGTATCTGCTGCCCGATGAGTACCGGCTAGACCAACAGCTCGCTGAATTTTGTGCCTCAATTCCCCATCCCACGGGTGTCCAGGATACGGAACATTTTTACACTACCCGCGATGAACTGGCGCGGCACTATGGCGCAAAGAAGTTCATCATGGAATTCTTTTACCGGAAGCTCCGTCAGCGACACAATGTGCTGATGCAACCCCCTGGTACGCCTTTGACCGGCCAATGGAACTATGATGAAGCGAACCGCCAGCCGTTACCCAAAAATCTGACTATTGTGCCGCCCAAGCTTTTCGTCCGGGATGTAACGGAGCTGGTGCAGCTGCTGGAGCGACAGGGCGTAAAAACCATGGGGCGCCTTGATCCGACGCACTTTATCTGGCCTGTCACGCGGGCGGAGTTTCTGGAGGTGCTGGCGTTTTTCAATGCCGACTGTTTAGCCCGATTTGGTACCTACCAGGACGCGATGCACCCTACGGAATGGTCGCTCTTTCACGCGCGGCTGTCCTTCGGTCTGAACACCAAGTTGATCTCACCCCGCGAGGTTATCAACTCCGCTATTGCCGCCTGGCAGGCCGACCCGGAGCGAATCAGCTACGCCCAGATCGAGGGGTTTGTGCGGCAGATTCTGGGCTGGCGTGAATATATGCGGGGGGTGTATTGGGCCAAAATGCCCGGTTTTGCCGGGCTCAACACGTTCAATCATACGGCTGCGCTGCCCGGCTGGTACTGGACCGGGGAAACGCGCATGAACTGCCTGCACGTAGCCCTGAGCCACTCACTGGATTATGCCTACGCCCACCACATCCACCGGTTGATGATTACGGGTAATTTTGCCTTGCTGCTGGGGGTGCACCCCGACGCGGTCGATGCCTGGTATCTGGGCGTCTACATCGACGCGATCGAATGGGTGGAGATCACCAACGTACGGGGCATGAGCCAGTTTGCGGACGGCGGTGTGATTGGCACCAAACCCTACGTGTCGTCGGCGAGCTACATCAACCGAATGAGTCCGTATTGCAAATCGTGTTTTTACAAAAAAGACGTAAAAGTCGGCGAGCGGGCGTGCCCTTTCAACAGTCTGTATTGGGACTTTTACGACCGGCACCGGTCGCGGCTGGAAAGCAATCCCCGGGTGAAGATGATGTATCGGCTGTGGGATAAGATGTCCCCCGGGGAGCAGTCGGCGCTGCTCGAACAGGCCGACCGGGTCAAGCAACAGGTGGAAAGCTTGTAA
- a CDS encoding exo-beta-N-acetylmuramidase NamZ family protein — MIKFTTLLFFTILAIITRQGPVRLASPIHTTTNKKEISTGADQTENYLPYLRGKRIGLVANQSSRIGQKSSVDSLVSLGIKIVKVFGPEHGFRGNASNGAAVGNENDAKTGVPIISLYGKNEKPTPEQLADIDLMVFDIQDVGCRYYTNINTLEYVMEACSENNKELLILDRPNPNAYVVDGPVMTDDKFKSAIGIHHTPMTHGMTIGEFARYLNGEGYLEKPCNIRIIKVANYGHAMAYVLPTPPSPNLNSQQAVLLFPSLCMFEGTAINEGRGTYRPFTMLGAPALKGKYSFSYKPVSIAGMSERPTHRDSICYGLDLGKYDINQLRKSRQINLSWVIELYRAYPDKGNFFTPGRTNDVSAFDLRIGTDQLRKQLIAGVSEADIRKSWEPGLQTFKAIRAKYLLYPD; from the coding sequence ATGATAAAATTTACTACCCTGCTTTTTTTTACGATTCTGGCAATCATCACCAGGCAAGGTCCCGTGCGACTGGCATCCCCAATCCACACTACAACCAATAAAAAGGAAATTAGTACGGGCGCCGACCAGACGGAGAACTATTTACCTTATCTACGAGGAAAGCGAATTGGCCTGGTGGCCAATCAGAGTTCCAGAATCGGCCAGAAAAGCAGTGTAGATAGTCTGGTGAGCCTTGGGATCAAGATTGTAAAAGTGTTCGGCCCGGAGCACGGGTTCAGAGGCAATGCCAGTAATGGAGCAGCAGTAGGTAATGAGAACGATGCCAAAACGGGCGTTCCGATTATATCGTTATACGGCAAAAATGAGAAACCAACACCAGAACAGCTGGCCGATATCGATCTGATGGTGTTTGATATTCAGGATGTAGGCTGCCGCTACTATACCAATATCAACACGCTCGAGTATGTGATGGAAGCGTGCTCAGAAAACAACAAAGAGTTGCTCATTCTTGACCGGCCCAATCCGAATGCCTATGTCGTCGACGGGCCGGTCATGACGGATGATAAATTCAAATCAGCTATAGGAATCCACCATACGCCCATGACTCATGGTATGACCATAGGCGAGTTTGCCCGCTATTTAAACGGGGAAGGGTATCTGGAGAAGCCATGTAACATAAGGATTATAAAAGTGGCCAACTACGGTCATGCTATGGCTTATGTACTGCCCACACCGCCCTCCCCAAATCTAAACTCGCAGCAAGCGGTACTGCTTTTCCCAAGCTTATGTATGTTCGAAGGAACCGCCATCAATGAAGGCCGGGGCACGTACAGGCCATTTACTATGTTGGGAGCACCCGCTTTGAAGGGCAAGTATTCCTTCTCCTACAAACCGGTCAGTATTGCCGGCATGAGTGAGCGGCCAACTCACAGGGACTCGATCTGTTATGGTCTCGACCTTGGCAAGTATGACATAAATCAGTTGCGGAAGAGCCGTCAGATTAATTTATCCTGGGTCATTGAACTCTACAGGGCTTATCCCGACAAAGGCAATTTCTTTACTCCGGGCAGAACCAACGATGTATCAGCCTTCGATTTACGAATAGGAACGGATCAACTCAGAAAACAGCTAATTGCGGGCGTTTCTGAAGCTGATATTAGAAAAAGCTGGGAGCCTGGCTTGCAAACATTTAAGGCGATACGGGCAAAGTATCTTTTATATCCAGACTAA
- a CDS encoding PIG-L family deacetylase: protein MASAIFVELLTPKIRPAVRRTTRLFVAVFAFFATFSTIAQVPYGSVRQKPPGEILSDLKKLNVLGSVLYVAAHPDDENTLLLAYMAKDRLVRTAYLSLTRGDGGQNLIGAEQGENIGVIRTQELLAARRVDGPDQYFSRAYDFGFSKSTNEAVRTWGQDKVLADVVWMIRQRQPDVIITRFPPDPRAGHGHHSASGFLAEEAFKQAGDPTKFPEQLAYVKPWQAKRIMWNVFIPNAFQSTKRPDEAGNLIGIETGLYNPLLGRSYGEIAAESRSQHKSQGFGVPASRSARMDYLLLKGGDPAEKDPFDGVDLTWKRVPNSGPVQTMVNQVISSYQPAQPAASVPALVKLYQAIGKLDTTNLYVRSKRQDVQNLIQQCLGLWLETNPTTYVATPGETVTLNTNVISRADVPVTLVNVRYAAGSAMQGNAAIVKDSTLNLVLKPNDQAILSTRLVIPKAMPISQPYWLVKPIDKGLFQVDNQQLIGLPENPPALTTQFTVDIAGQRFVYTRPVVYKSADPVDGEVYRPFIIQPDVMANLTERVFTFADNSPKTAEVVLIAGRANVSGTLKLTAPAGWRIEPASLPFDIKTKGDEQRLSFQLTPLTNAQNGQLQAQTTTGDGTFSSGLRVIAYKHIPTQTLFPPAEAKLVKLNVTVTAKNIGYIVGAGDEVPAALQQMGCRVTVLGAADLGRDLSAYDAIITGVRAYNTDDWLTRYQPRLMEYVKNGGTMIVQYVTPPSGFLRSEPALPQLGPYPFSISRERVTEEDAKMTFIDPNHPLLNKPNKITEADFNGWIQERGIYFAQDWDKAYQPIFSAHDTGEAAKEGSLLYATYGKGHFMYTGLVFFRELPAGVPGAYRLFANMISAGK, encoded by the coding sequence ATGGCATCGGCTATCTTTGTTGAGTTGCTGACCCCAAAAATTCGCCCCGCTGTGCGTCGTACTACCCGCCTTTTTGTCGCTGTTTTCGCGTTTTTTGCCACTTTCTCCACGATTGCTCAAGTACCCTACGGCTCCGTCCGGCAGAAGCCGCCGGGCGAAATCCTGTCGGATCTGAAGAAGCTGAATGTGCTGGGTTCGGTGCTGTACGTGGCCGCCCACCCCGACGATGAAAACACGCTGCTGCTGGCGTACATGGCGAAAGACCGGCTCGTTAGAACAGCGTATCTGTCGCTGACGCGGGGCGACGGGGGGCAAAACCTGATTGGTGCGGAGCAGGGCGAGAATATCGGTGTTATCCGTACGCAGGAGCTACTTGCCGCCCGGCGCGTCGACGGACCCGACCAATATTTCAGCCGGGCGTACGACTTCGGCTTTTCCAAATCGACGAACGAAGCCGTGCGGACGTGGGGGCAGGATAAAGTGCTGGCCGACGTGGTCTGGATGATCCGGCAGCGGCAACCCGACGTCATCATTACCCGCTTCCCACCCGACCCCCGCGCCGGTCACGGCCACCACAGTGCGTCGGGTTTTCTGGCCGAAGAAGCCTTCAAGCAGGCGGGCGACCCAACCAAATTTCCCGAGCAACTGGCCTACGTAAAACCGTGGCAGGCGAAGCGCATTATGTGGAACGTGTTTATTCCGAACGCGTTTCAAAGCACCAAACGCCCCGATGAAGCGGGCAACCTGATCGGTATCGAAACGGGGCTGTATAACCCGCTGCTGGGCCGGTCGTACGGGGAGATTGCCGCCGAAAGCCGGAGTCAGCACAAGAGTCAGGGCTTTGGCGTACCGGCGTCCCGCAGCGCCCGTATGGACTACCTGCTGCTAAAAGGGGGCGACCCCGCCGAGAAAGACCCGTTTGACGGTGTCGACCTGACCTGGAAACGGGTTCCCAACAGCGGCCCGGTACAAACGATGGTCAATCAGGTTATCAGCAGCTACCAACCCGCGCAGCCTGCCGCTTCGGTACCCGCCCTGGTAAAGCTGTATCAGGCCATCGGTAAACTCGACACGACGAATCTGTACGTGCGCAGCAAACGGCAGGACGTGCAGAACCTGATTCAGCAATGCCTGGGCCTGTGGCTCGAAACCAACCCGACTACTTACGTGGCCACGCCCGGCGAAACCGTCACGCTGAATACCAACGTCATCAGCCGGGCGGATGTGCCGGTAACCCTCGTTAACGTTCGCTACGCGGCTGGCTCTGCTATGCAAGGCAATGCCGCCATCGTCAAAGACAGCACGCTCAATCTGGTGTTGAAGCCCAACGATCAGGCCATCCTGTCGACGCGGCTGGTGATTCCAAAAGCGATGCCCATTTCGCAACCGTACTGGCTGGTTAAACCCATCGACAAAGGCTTGTTCCAGGTCGACAATCAGCAGTTGATCGGTCTGCCCGAAAACCCGCCCGCCCTCACAACGCAGTTCACCGTCGACATTGCCGGGCAGCGATTCGTCTACACCCGCCCGGTCGTCTACAAATCGGCCGACCCGGTCGATGGCGAAGTGTACCGGCCGTTTATCATCCAGCCGGACGTGATGGCGAATCTGACTGAGCGCGTATTCACCTTCGCCGACAACAGCCCCAAAACGGCCGAAGTCGTGCTGATCGCCGGACGGGCCAACGTATCGGGCACACTCAAGCTGACCGCGCCGGCGGGCTGGCGCATCGAACCAGCCTCGCTACCCTTCGACATCAAAACCAAAGGCGATGAGCAACGCCTGTCGTTCCAGCTGACGCCCCTCACCAACGCGCAGAACGGGCAGCTTCAGGCGCAGACGACCACTGGCGACGGTACGTTTTCGAGTGGTCTGCGGGTGATTGCTTACAAACACATCCCGACGCAGACGTTGTTTCCGCCCGCCGAAGCCAAACTGGTGAAGCTGAACGTGACGGTGACGGCCAAAAACATCGGCTACATTGTCGGTGCGGGCGATGAAGTACCGGCCGCTTTGCAGCAGATGGGGTGCCGCGTTACCGTGCTCGGCGCTGCGGATCTCGGCCGTGACCTGTCGGCCTACGATGCCATTATCACGGGGGTTCGCGCCTACAACACCGACGATTGGCTGACCCGCTACCAGCCTCGCCTGATGGAGTACGTGAAGAACGGCGGGACGATGATCGTGCAGTACGTAACGCCCCCGAGCGGCTTTCTTCGCAGCGAACCAGCCCTGCCGCAGCTTGGCCCCTACCCGTTCAGTATCAGCCGTGAACGGGTAACGGAAGAAGATGCTAAGATGACGTTTATCGACCCCAACCACCCGTTGCTAAATAAGCCCAACAAAATCACCGAAGCCGACTTCAACGGCTGGATTCAGGAGCGCGGTATCTACTTCGCGCAGGACTGGGACAAAGCCTATCAACCCATTTTCTCCGCCCACGACACAGGCGAAGCCGCCAAGGAAGGCAGCCTGCTCTACGCGACCTACGGCAAGGGCCATTTCATGTACACAGGACTGGTCTTCTTCCGCGAACTACCCGCCGGTGTGCCGGGCGCCTACCGCCTGTTTGCCAACATGATCTCAGCAGGGAAGTAG
- a CDS encoding Uma2 family endonuclease has protein sequence MVTAEKTYTLNDYLLRESRSRYKHEFYNGKIIRMAGAKARHNQIAANLIGSLKYVLRPLPRTFIVYNSDQKIYIESENVGVYPDALVVCEEPQFWQGREDLIVNPLLVIEVLSRSTASFDRSGKFLLYEQIPSFQEYVLVEQNYPRVESWFRTTEHSWDKTVETDPNATIQLRAAGVSLPLSEIYEHVRFSPSH, from the coding sequence ATGGTAACTGCCGAGAAGACATACACGCTCAACGATTATCTGCTCCGGGAATCCCGGTCGCGGTACAAGCATGAATTCTACAACGGCAAAATCATTCGCATGGCCGGTGCCAAAGCCCGACACAATCAGATTGCGGCTAACCTAATCGGTTCGCTTAAATACGTATTGCGGCCCTTGCCCCGCACGTTCATCGTATACAACAGCGATCAGAAAATTTACATCGAATCAGAGAACGTTGGCGTCTATCCCGATGCACTGGTTGTCTGCGAGGAGCCGCAATTCTGGCAGGGTCGGGAAGACCTGATCGTTAATCCACTTCTGGTCATCGAAGTACTATCGCGCAGCACCGCTTCGTTTGATCGCTCCGGTAAGTTTCTGCTCTACGAACAGATACCTTCGTTTCAGGAGTATGTGCTGGTCGAACAGAATTATCCACGCGTCGAATCGTGGTTTCGCACCACTGAACATAGCTGGGATAAAACGGTAGAGACTGATCCAAACGCCACGATTCAACTCCGGGCAGCAGGCGTGTCATTACCGCTATCAGAAATCTACGAACACGTTCGTTTTTCCCCATCACACTAG
- a CDS encoding DeoR/GlpR family DNA-binding transcription regulator, which translates to MNFQQRKQLILQTVDERGAVEVPELAELLQTSAMTVRRDLVQLAAAGLIYRTHGGAMRVRDAMVVPFANKSAMNVAHKEAIAQRAAQEIQDGDVIFMDCGSTVAHLCPFIRHKRITVITNSLPVISELLNSSVTLNLIGGEVDKERQAVHGSMAGEHIARYHADRAFIGVDGISLANGLSANGEQEAQLTLALARQASRVYLLCDSSKLETDKYLFFAPLSLIDVLITDDQVSANLADAYRQAGVNLIY; encoded by the coding sequence ATGAATTTCCAACAGCGGAAGCAGCTTATTTTGCAAACGGTCGATGAGCGGGGGGCCGTTGAGGTGCCGGAACTGGCTGAATTGCTGCAAACCTCTGCCATGACCGTCCGACGCGATCTGGTACAGCTAGCGGCTGCCGGGCTGATCTATCGGACTCATGGCGGGGCGATGCGTGTACGCGACGCCATGGTGGTGCCGTTCGCCAATAAGTCGGCGATGAACGTTGCCCACAAAGAAGCCATCGCCCAGCGGGCTGCCCAGGAGATTCAGGACGGCGACGTTATTTTCATGGATTGTGGCAGCACGGTAGCGCATCTGTGCCCGTTTATTCGGCACAAACGCATTACGGTCATTACCAACTCGCTACCGGTGATCAGCGAGCTGCTCAATTCGTCGGTAACGCTGAATCTGATTGGTGGTGAAGTTGACAAGGAGCGCCAGGCGGTTCATGGCAGTATGGCCGGTGAGCACATCGCCCGGTACCATGCCGATCGGGCTTTTATCGGTGTCGACGGTATATCGCTGGCAAATGGCCTTAGTGCGAATGGCGAGCAGGAAGCACAGTTGACACTCGCATTAGCCCGACAGGCCAGCCGGGTCTATCTGCTCTGCGACTCGTCTAAGCTGGAGACCGATAAATACCTGTTCTTCGCCCCGCTGAGCTTGATCGATGTATTAATCACCGACGATCAGGTAAGCGCTAATCTGGCAGATGCGTACCGGCAGGCGGGTGTTAATCTGATTTACTGA
- the nudK gene encoding GDP-mannose pyrophosphatase NudK gives MTTGNRVNITENKLLSDNWYVLRRYTYDYLGRDGKWTSQQREAYDRGNGATILLHNPQTGTVILTRQFRLPTYVNGNTSGMLIEACAGLLDNDHPDDAIRRETEEETGFRIKSVEKIMEAYMSPGSVTEKLFFYLAEYSADTERLLGGGVDDEEIDILEMPLTQAMALVRTGDIMDGKTIMLLQHLLLRQLQN, from the coding sequence GTGACGACAGGCAACCGGGTAAACATCACAGAAAATAAGCTCCTCTCTGACAATTGGTACGTCCTGCGCCGATATACCTATGACTATCTGGGTCGTGATGGAAAATGGACGTCACAACAGCGGGAAGCCTACGACCGGGGCAACGGTGCGACGATTCTGCTGCACAATCCGCAAACGGGTACTGTGATCCTGACCCGGCAGTTCCGCCTGCCGACCTACGTCAACGGGAATACCTCGGGTATGCTCATCGAAGCCTGTGCCGGCCTACTCGACAACGATCATCCCGACGACGCGATCCGGCGGGAAACGGAAGAAGAGACCGGCTTTCGCATCAAGTCGGTCGAGAAAATAATGGAAGCGTATATGAGTCCGGGTTCGGTGACAGAAAAGCTGTTTTTCTATCTGGCTGAATACTCGGCGGATACCGAACGACTGCTGGGCGGTGGCGTCGACGATGAAGAGATCGATATTCTGGAAATGCCGCTAACGCAGGCTATGGCACTCGTCAGAACCGGCGACATCATGGATGGAAAAACGATCATGTTGTTGCAACACCTGTTGTTGCGCCAGTTGCAGAATTGA